A genomic region of Planococcus kocurii contains the following coding sequences:
- a CDS encoding B3/4 domain-containing protein — MKLTIDPQINEILGDFKIGIILYNNITVSDSPQMLKGRLQLFQEQLYFELEDKDFTDFPGLLEWQLIWKALGADPSRYRPSAEALYRRIKKQNYLSVVDSAVDMNSFLSLQYEIPLGLYDADKISGDIEITVGTSTDRYEGLNNRTNTLTGILVSKDDEGAFGSPYVDSKRTAVTEQTKNAVHIFYLRPSMQKDTALQLLTAASNMFTGINGGNAEFYVI, encoded by the coding sequence ATGAAGCTGACAATCGATCCTCAAATAAACGAGATTCTAGGCGATTTTAAAATTGGCATCATTCTTTATAACAATATCACCGTTTCCGATTCACCTCAAATGTTAAAAGGCCGTTTGCAACTTTTTCAAGAGCAATTGTATTTCGAGTTAGAAGATAAAGACTTTACCGATTTTCCTGGTTTGCTCGAATGGCAACTAATATGGAAAGCATTAGGAGCCGATCCAAGTCGTTACCGACCGTCTGCTGAAGCATTATACCGTCGTATTAAAAAGCAAAATTATTTATCAGTCGTCGATTCTGCTGTCGACATGAATAGCTTTTTGTCGCTCCAATACGAAATTCCACTAGGTCTTTACGATGCTGATAAAATTTCAGGCGATATTGAAATTACGGTTGGAACCAGCACAGACCGCTATGAAGGCTTAAATAACCGCACCAATACATTGACTGGTATTCTCGTATCCAAAGACGACGAAGGCGCTTTCGGTAGCCCTTATGTCGATTCTAAACGGACGGCTGTTACAGAACAGACAAAAAATGCAGTACATATTTTTTATCTGCGTCCTTCTATGCAAAAAGATACGGCTTTGCAGCTGCTTACCGCCGCTTCGAATATGTTTACCGGTATTAACGGCGGAAATGCCGAGTTTTATGTTATCTAG
- a CDS encoding Ig-like domain-containing protein, which translates to MSKKTGVLLFLSGLLALTVSTETTFANTQYSQAVKQLSTFQKKLPVEQKLLKSSTIQQLESQLQKELLIQKHSVPQANTSTVNRAASDYLIEQEPNDDFDFANQLSYSKPTVGQLLPDYDLDFYKVIVPSDGMLAVGGGTTSYEIDLLFMATEKDFKDTGKLSYLASDYDGNVEIQVYQAKAGTYYIPVIDADDYSNGSSDLYIMATSFIDNVAPSKPTVNAIDNNDLVITGKAEANSTVTIKNGSKVIATTKATTKGVFSSKIAAQKAGVKLNITAEDSAKNKSSNATVTVADKTAPAKPIINKITSKDLKITGKVEANATVTAKVGKTVLGSVKADAKGNYSVKIKAQKTGTTIEVTAKDKAGNISNKTTKVVVKK; encoded by the coding sequence ATGAGTAAAAAAACAGGGGTTCTATTATTTTTATCAGGTCTTTTAGCTTTGACGGTATCAACGGAAACAACATTTGCAAATACACAATATTCACAGGCAGTTAAACAATTATCAACCTTTCAAAAGAAATTGCCTGTTGAACAAAAACTACTGAAATCTTCGACTATTCAGCAACTAGAATCACAGCTACAAAAAGAGTTGTTGATTCAGAAACACTCGGTTCCACAAGCTAATACATCTACAGTTAACCGCGCAGCTTCAGATTACCTGATAGAGCAAGAACCAAATGATGACTTTGATTTCGCTAATCAATTATCTTATTCAAAACCCACGGTAGGACAATTACTACCTGATTATGATTTGGATTTTTACAAAGTGATCGTTCCAAGCGACGGTATGTTGGCTGTTGGTGGGGGAACAACGTCTTATGAAATCGACCTTTTGTTCATGGCAACTGAAAAAGATTTTAAAGACACGGGAAAGCTTAGCTATTTAGCTAGTGATTATGACGGTAATGTAGAAATTCAAGTTTATCAAGCTAAGGCAGGCACTTATTATATTCCAGTAATTGATGCAGATGATTACAGCAATGGCTCATCAGATCTATATATTATGGCTACATCCTTTATAGATAACGTTGCCCCATCTAAACCGACTGTTAACGCAATTGACAATAACGATTTGGTTATTACTGGGAAAGCTGAAGCAAATTCCACAGTTACAATAAAAAATGGCAGTAAGGTTATAGCTACAACAAAAGCTACAACAAAAGGCGTATTTTCCTCTAAAATAGCTGCTCAAAAAGCTGGTGTGAAATTGAATATTACAGCGGAAGACAGTGCAAAAAACAAAAGTTCAAATGCAACAGTAACGGTAGCAGATAAGACAGCCCCAGCAAAACCAATAATCAATAAAATTACTAGTAAGGACTTAAAAATAACCGGTAAAGTAGAAGCAAATGCTACAGTTACAGCAAAAGTAGGGAAAACAGTGTTAGGTTCAGTGAAAGCTGATGCAAAGGGTAATTATTCTGTGAAGATAAAAGCGCAGAAAACAGGTACAACAATTGAAGTAACGGCAAAAGATAAAGCCGGGAACATTAGCAATAAGACTACAAAAGTAGTTGTTAAAAAATAA
- a CDS encoding C45 family autoproteolytic acyltransferase/hydolase: protein MKRVHSDIVQFRGSHYDFGQMQGELLKKSVILANRQKQRTASSRHLIIDEQRAKNILQTLAPRVWEEINGLADALNWSLHDAIREFGGYYLEYTRSGCSIYTESDFMVRNYDSSPQGYEGRLALYQPTDGGFATIGPTMQITGRTDGMNEKGLVMGYNFINRRNSEDGFICNMIGRLILENCATIDDAVELLEELPHRRSFSYVLLDRTGRSVVVEASPRFVVVRDSAVSTNHFELLVEENRYQIDDSRRREDAMLKQQQNKIDAYSAFRLLNDSNQGVFSTKYSTASGTLHTASYFPHSLEIGFAIGPDRLPLMLDFDKWLQGERLYAKRINGNIDTHFPFAHMAEL from the coding sequence GTGAAACGAGTACACAGTGACATCGTTCAGTTTCGTGGAAGCCATTACGATTTTGGTCAAATGCAAGGAGAATTATTGAAAAAGTCCGTAATTCTTGCCAACCGCCAAAAACAACGAACAGCTTCCAGTCGCCATTTGATTATAGATGAACAACGCGCTAAAAACATCTTGCAAACGTTAGCACCACGTGTGTGGGAAGAAATTAACGGCCTTGCTGATGCGTTAAATTGGTCGTTGCATGATGCCATTCGAGAATTCGGCGGCTATTATTTAGAATACACACGAAGTGGCTGTTCGATTTATACCGAATCCGACTTTATGGTTCGCAATTACGATAGTTCCCCACAAGGCTATGAAGGTCGACTTGCTTTGTATCAACCAACTGATGGTGGATTTGCCACGATTGGCCCGACGATGCAAATAACCGGTCGCACGGATGGTATGAATGAAAAAGGGCTTGTTATGGGGTATAACTTTATCAATCGACGCAACTCTGAAGATGGTTTTATTTGCAATATGATTGGCCGGTTGATTTTGGAAAATTGCGCTACCATTGATGATGCAGTCGAGTTATTAGAAGAACTGCCTCATCGTCGTTCGTTTAGTTATGTCTTACTTGATCGTACAGGAAGATCAGTGGTCGTTGAAGCATCGCCTCGTTTTGTCGTCGTTCGTGACTCCGCTGTATCGACCAATCATTTTGAATTGCTCGTAGAAGAAAATCGGTACCAAATTGATGATTCTCGCAGAAGAGAAGACGCTATGTTAAAGCAACAACAAAATAAAATCGATGCCTATAGTGCATTTCGTCTATTAAACGACTCGAATCAAGGTGTCTTTTCAACAAAGTACAGCACCGCTTCAGGAACCTTGCATACCGCTTCTTACTTTCCGCATAGTCTCGAAATTGGATTTGCCATTGGTCCTGACCGTTTGCCACTGATGCTCGATTTCGATAAATGGTTACAAGGTGAGCGACTATACGCCAAACGGATCAATGGGAATATTGACACACATTTTCCATTTGCTCATATGGCAGAACTATAA
- a CDS encoding C45 family autoproteolytic acyltransferase/hydolase, with amino-acid sequence MKSIHSNILEFRGSHYDFGFKQGELLKNSIILENRQKQWKAKRPRFKINVAETAEAYCKFAPRIWHELVGLQESLGLPMEEVLRDFGGYRIDAMPSGCSIVTGTDFMVRNYDFHPQTYEGRFSLFQPTDGGFATIGPTSRIIGRMDGMNEKGLAMGYNFTHRKKPGDGFVCYLIGRIILETCATIEEAVELLKQLPHRGSFSYIVTDTSGRTRIIEASPRSVDVRISNACTNHFEIQQHENRNYLKDSFDRLEVIQSQQSQTADALKAFRLFNDTGKGVFSKLYKSWAGTIHTSLYLPKDKEVWFALGGNQQPTVFDFAGWLRGENLNIQQIHGVVDTDIGFAHVDKQFS; translated from the coding sequence ATGAAATCTATACATAGTAACATTTTAGAATTTAGAGGAAGTCATTACGATTTTGGATTCAAGCAAGGAGAGCTGTTAAAGAATAGTATAATATTGGAGAATCGACAAAAGCAGTGGAAAGCAAAAAGACCACGATTTAAAATAAATGTGGCAGAAACGGCAGAAGCTTATTGTAAATTTGCTCCTCGGATCTGGCATGAGTTAGTGGGTCTGCAGGAAAGTCTCGGCTTGCCGATGGAGGAAGTGCTGCGCGATTTTGGTGGATACCGAATCGATGCCATGCCATCTGGCTGTTCGATCGTGACAGGCACAGATTTTATGGTTCGAAATTATGATTTTCACCCGCAGACCTATGAAGGACGTTTTAGTTTGTTTCAACCAACTGATGGTGGATTTGCGACGATTGGTCCAACATCACGAATTATCGGACGGATGGACGGCATGAATGAAAAAGGACTTGCCATGGGCTATAATTTTACACACCGAAAAAAGCCAGGAGACGGCTTTGTGTGTTATTTAATCGGGCGGATTATTCTAGAAACTTGTGCAACAATTGAAGAAGCGGTGGAACTGTTAAAACAGCTTCCTCACCGTGGGTCGTTCAGCTATATTGTCACAGATACAAGCGGAAGAACACGCATCATCGAAGCAAGCCCTCGCTCGGTTGATGTCCGCATCAGTAACGCATGCACCAATCATTTTGAAATTCAGCAGCACGAAAACCGCAATTATTTAAAGGATTCGTTTGACCGTTTAGAAGTTATTCAAAGTCAGCAAAGCCAAACGGCAGACGCATTGAAAGCATTTCGTTTATTTAACGACACAGGCAAAGGTGTATTTTCGAAGCTTTACAAGAGCTGGGCGGGGACGATTCACACATCTCTTTATTTGCCAAAAGACAAAGAAGTTTGGTTTGCACTCGGTGGAAATCAACAGCCAACCGTTTTTGATTTTGCAGGCTGGCTACGCGGAGAAAATTTGAACATTCAGCAAATCCATGGAGTAGTAGATACGGATATTGGCTTTGCACATGTCGACAAACAATTCAGCTAA
- a CDS encoding M20 family metallopeptidase, with translation MDQLFTKLDKLYDEIVDIRRHLHEYPELSFEEVETAEYIALFHEKLGHEVRRNVGGNGVLAYLKGDKPGPTVALRADFDALPIQEQTDVPFKSKNDGAMHACGHDGHTASLLGLAKALNSMQSEIEGTIVFLHQHAEELPPGGAIAMIEDGCLDGVDVIFGTHLQAQMPLGEIGYRSGPLQAAPDRFDIKILGRGGHAASPHDTKDSIVIGGQLINNLQQIVSRRINPLESAVISICNFEAKNPYNVIADTAEMTGTVRTFKEDIRSFIEEEIERVIAGTCLVSGADYEYTYTRGYPTTVNHEEETNFLAALASSVPGVEEVRETPPVMGGEDFSYYLQHIKGTFFFTGAQSPDNTDAYPHHHPKFDIDERSLLIAAKALGTAALNYAKKYQSAINAS, from the coding sequence TTGGATCAACTATTCACTAAGCTCGATAAACTGTACGACGAGATTGTCGATATTCGGCGCCATCTTCATGAATACCCAGAACTATCTTTTGAGGAAGTGGAAACAGCCGAATATATTGCTCTTTTCCACGAAAAATTAGGTCACGAGGTCCGCAGAAATGTTGGTGGTAACGGTGTGCTGGCCTACTTAAAAGGTGACAAACCTGGTCCAACTGTTGCTTTGCGCGCAGACTTTGACGCCCTACCGATTCAAGAACAAACTGACGTGCCTTTTAAATCTAAAAATGACGGTGCCATGCATGCTTGTGGCCATGATGGCCATACGGCGAGTCTACTTGGTCTAGCGAAAGCATTAAATAGTATGCAATCAGAAATTGAAGGTACCATTGTCTTTTTGCATCAGCACGCAGAAGAACTACCACCCGGCGGAGCCATCGCCATGATTGAAGACGGCTGTCTCGATGGCGTCGATGTTATTTTTGGTACGCATTTACAGGCACAAATGCCTCTTGGAGAAATTGGTTATCGCTCAGGTCCTCTTCAAGCCGCTCCAGATCGCTTTGACATTAAAATCCTTGGAAGAGGTGGGCATGCTGCAAGCCCTCACGATACAAAAGACAGCATTGTCATTGGGGGACAACTGATTAATAACTTGCAACAAATCGTCAGCCGCCGAATCAATCCATTGGAATCTGCTGTTATCTCAATTTGTAATTTCGAAGCTAAAAATCCCTATAATGTTATCGCGGACACGGCTGAAATGACTGGAACTGTACGGACATTCAAAGAAGACATTCGTAGTTTTATCGAAGAAGAAATTGAACGCGTCATTGCAGGAACTTGTCTCGTTTCAGGAGCAGACTATGAATATACCTATACACGCGGTTATCCAACAACAGTCAATCACGAAGAGGAAACAAATTTTCTAGCAGCTCTCGCATCCTCTGTCCCTGGAGTAGAAGAAGTTAGAGAAACACCACCTGTCATGGGTGGCGAAGATTTCTCGTATTACCTTCAACATATAAAAGGAACGTTCTTTTTTACAGGTGCACAGAGCCCAGACAACACTGATGCTTACCCACATCACCATCCAAAATTTGATATTGATGAACGTTCTTTGCTGATAGCCGCAAAAGCATTAGGCACAGCGGCACTTAACTATGCGAAAAAATACCAGTCTGCTATTAACGCAAGCTAA
- a CDS encoding DUF3100 domain-containing protein, producing the protein MGEQAFKLWKDWRLHVIVLAIVAVTESIGTFAIPVGPGTILLLPMLYAVVIGLGLYFTPLVTDKQSINAEPLVFLSVSVLIAKFGVQAGPALPQIIEAGPALLLQEFGNLGTILLALPLAVFLGLKRESIGMTHSIGREANLALITDKYGLSSPEGRGVMAMYIFGTVFGSIFIGLISGFLATVTPLHPISFAMATGVGSGSMAAASLGPLIAAFPEMSETLTAFSGVSNLISSVTGLYMSIFIGLPLTVKLYEILSKNKEKKAAKGSVDYDKKS; encoded by the coding sequence ATGGGCGAACAAGCTTTTAAATTGTGGAAAGATTGGCGGCTACATGTCATCGTTTTAGCGATTGTAGCCGTGACTGAGTCGATTGGTACATTCGCTATTCCAGTTGGACCTGGGACCATTCTATTGTTGCCGATGCTTTATGCAGTTGTGATTGGTCTCGGATTGTATTTCACTCCACTGGTAACCGATAAACAATCGATTAACGCAGAACCTTTAGTATTTCTCTCAGTTTCTGTACTGATAGCTAAATTCGGTGTCCAAGCAGGACCCGCTCTGCCTCAAATCATCGAAGCCGGTCCTGCTCTATTGTTACAGGAATTTGGTAACCTTGGCACGATCTTATTAGCTCTTCCTTTAGCTGTATTTCTAGGACTCAAGAGAGAAAGCATCGGTATGACGCATTCTATCGGACGAGAAGCCAACCTTGCTCTGATTACCGATAAATATGGTTTATCCTCTCCCGAAGGACGCGGCGTTATGGCTATGTATATTTTTGGTACCGTCTTCGGATCGATTTTTATTGGGTTGATATCAGGCTTTTTAGCTACCGTGACGCCCCTGCATCCGATTTCTTTCGCCATGGCGACAGGTGTGGGCAGCGGCAGTATGGCAGCGGCTTCTCTAGGTCCTTTAATTGCCGCATTTCCTGAGATGAGTGAAACCTTGACTGCCTTTTCAGGAGTCAGCAACTTAATTTCCTCAGTAACAGGTCTATACATGAGTATTTTTATTGGTTTGCCCTTAACGGTTAAACTGTATGAGATTCTCTCTAAAAACAAAGAGAAAAAAGCAGCGAAAGGAAGCGTAGATTATGATAAAAAGTCTTAA
- a CDS encoding inorganic phosphate transporter, with protein sequence MDMVLLLTVLIVIFAIIFDFINGFHDTANSIATAVSTKALTPRRAIMLAAIMNFVGAMAFTGVAKTITKDIVDPFALDNGSVVILAALLAAITWNLLTWYYGIPSSSSHALIGSIAGAAIAGAGFAALNYSGFLAILQALIFSPILALVVGYLMYSVFKIVFKDHNLTKTNKNFRLIQIATAALQSFSHGTNDAQKAMGIITLALIVNNYQSSDDIQLWVQATCALAMALGTSVGGWRIIKTVGGKIMKIRPVNGVAADLTGAAVIFGATLIHLPVSTTHVISSSIMGVGAAHRVKGVQWGTAKTMLITWVITMPISAMLAAVFYFLLNLVL encoded by the coding sequence ATGGATATGGTATTGCTGTTAACAGTTTTGATTGTCATTTTTGCTATAATATTTGACTTTATCAATGGGTTTCATGATACGGCAAATTCGATAGCTACTGCGGTTTCTACAAAAGCACTAACACCGAGACGTGCAATTATGCTTGCGGCCATTATGAATTTTGTCGGTGCTATGGCTTTTACGGGTGTTGCTAAAACAATAACCAAGGATATCGTCGATCCTTTTGCGCTCGATAATGGCTCTGTCGTTATTCTAGCAGCTTTATTAGCGGCTATTACGTGGAATTTGTTGACTTGGTACTATGGAATTCCAAGTAGCTCCTCACACGCGCTAATTGGTTCAATAGCTGGAGCAGCTATTGCAGGGGCTGGCTTTGCAGCTCTTAATTACAGTGGCTTTCTAGCAATTTTGCAAGCTTTAATCTTTTCACCAATTCTTGCTTTGGTCGTGGGCTATCTCATGTATAGTGTTTTTAAAATAGTATTCAAAGATCATAATTTAACAAAAACAAATAAGAATTTTAGATTAATTCAAATTGCCACTGCTGCATTGCAGTCATTTTCCCATGGGACGAATGATGCGCAAAAAGCGATGGGGATTATTACGTTGGCATTGATTGTGAATAATTATCAAAGCTCTGATGATATCCAATTATGGGTACAAGCTACATGTGCCCTAGCGATGGCGTTAGGGACTTCGGTTGGCGGTTGGCGAATTATTAAAACGGTGGGCGGGAAAATCATGAAAATTCGTCCAGTTAATGGTGTAGCAGCTGATTTGACAGGTGCAGCAGTAATTTTTGGTGCTACTCTGATTCACTTGCCAGTTAGTACAACTCACGTTATTTCGTCTTCTATAATGGGAGTTGGGGCAGCGCATCGTGTTAAAGGCGTTCAGTGGGGTACAGCCAAGACTATGTTAATCACTTGGGTGATTACAATGCCAATATCGGCGATGTTAGCCGCTGTCTTCTACTTTCTTCTTAATCTGGTTTTGTAA
- a CDS encoding DUF47 domain-containing protein produces the protein MAFKKKDKFALQLSDIALNLKESATYFAEYKLKVSNDLIIFSNTMKDYETKGDSFVHSIIQDLNNAFITPIEREDILALAMSMDDVLDGLEHTAARFDMYSIVEADEYMLEFVEAIRLSTIEIEMAVELMVSKKLPQMRSHAIKIKDYESKCDAVLRRSIKNLFQTEKDPIRIIQYKDIYEELEEIADHCQQVANTFESIIMKNA, from the coding sequence ATGGCTTTCAAAAAGAAAGATAAGTTTGCATTGCAGTTGAGTGACATTGCGTTGAATTTAAAAGAAAGTGCAACTTATTTTGCTGAGTATAAATTAAAAGTTAGTAATGACTTGATCATTTTTTCAAACACTATGAAGGATTATGAAACAAAAGGAGATTCTTTTGTACATTCCATAATCCAAGATCTTAACAACGCATTTATTACGCCAATTGAACGAGAAGATATATTGGCTTTAGCAATGAGTATGGATGATGTATTAGATGGTTTAGAACACACAGCTGCACGATTTGATATGTATTCAATAGTAGAAGCAGATGAATACATGCTTGAATTTGTTGAAGCAATTCGATTGAGCACGATTGAGATAGAAATGGCAGTCGAACTAATGGTTTCTAAGAAGCTGCCTCAGATGAGATCTCATGCCATTAAAATTAAAGATTACGAATCTAAATGTGATGCCGTTCTGCGTCGATCCATAAAAAATCTGTTTCAAACTGAAAAAGATCCGATTCGAATTATTCAATACAAGGACATATATGAAGAGTTAGAAGAAATTGCTGATCATTGTCAGCAAGTCGCGAATACATTCGAATCAATTATTATGAAAAACGCCTAA